A genome region from Pseudoalteromonas tetraodonis includes the following:
- the rlmM gene encoding 23S rRNA (cytidine(2498)-2'-O)-methyltransferase RlmM, with protein MSSVVIYCRSGFENDAAAEITFHAAEQGFAGYVKAKPNTGYVIYECFEAQHSDEIIKKVDFKNMVFARQWFAGNLIENMPVEDRVGAIVDAAKDFTLCSELRVETPDTNEGKELLTFCKKISTPLKKALEKQNTVLREPKANRPVMHVLFLANNTAYVGYSYSYNNSPFFMGILRLRMPSDGPSRSTLKLDEAFNVFIPEQQRESRVQAGMRSVDLGACPGGWTYQLVRRGMFVSAIDNGPMNESLMETGQVKHFREDGFKYRPEKRNITWLVCDMVEKPTKVTNLMIDWAVNAYAKELIFNLKLPMKKRFDSVYECLKMIREEMAKYGISYELQAKHLYHDREEITVHLNVTKVPQSLYS; from the coding sequence ATGTCTAGTGTTGTGATTTACTGTCGTAGTGGTTTTGAAAACGATGCCGCTGCTGAAATAACGTTTCACGCTGCCGAACAAGGATTTGCTGGGTATGTAAAAGCAAAACCAAATACCGGTTATGTTATTTATGAATGTTTTGAAGCGCAGCACAGCGACGAAATAATCAAAAAAGTTGATTTTAAAAATATGGTGTTTGCACGCCAATGGTTTGCCGGTAACCTAATTGAAAATATGCCCGTAGAAGATAGAGTAGGCGCTATTGTAGATGCCGCAAAAGATTTTACTTTGTGTTCTGAGCTTCGTGTCGAAACACCCGATACCAACGAGGGCAAAGAGTTACTGACTTTTTGTAAAAAAATATCGACCCCGCTTAAAAAAGCCCTCGAGAAACAAAACACTGTATTGCGTGAGCCAAAAGCAAATCGCCCAGTAATGCATGTGCTGTTTTTAGCTAATAATACTGCGTATGTGGGTTACTCATATAGTTATAACAACTCTCCCTTTTTTATGGGGATCTTACGTTTACGTATGCCAAGCGATGGCCCAAGTCGTTCAACGCTTAAGTTAGATGAAGCGTTTAATGTGTTTATTCCTGAGCAACAGCGTGAGTCACGCGTACAAGCTGGGATGCGCAGCGTTGATTTAGGTGCATGCCCAGGTGGCTGGACTTATCAGTTAGTTCGCCGTGGTATGTTTGTTAGCGCGATAGATAACGGCCCAATGAACGAAAGTTTAATGGAAACGGGTCAGGTAAAGCATTTTAGAGAAGATGGTTTTAAATACCGTCCAGAAAAAAGAAACATCACTTGGTTGGTTTGCGATATGGTAGAAAAGCCGACTAAAGTGACTAACTTGATGATTGACTGGGCAGTAAATGCTTATGCAAAAGAGCTTATTTTTAATCTGAAATTACCGATGAAAAAACGCTTTGATAGTGTGTATGAATGTTTAAAAATGATCAGAGAAGAAATGGCCAAGTACGGCATAAGCTATGAACTTCAAGCTAAGCATTTATACCATGATCGTGAAGAAATAACGGTGCACTTAAATGTCACTAAAGTGCCACAGAGCTTATATAGTTAA
- a CDS encoding DUF423 domain-containing protein, which produces MIKLFLLAGSFFCMLSVILGAFAAHGLKSRLSEYSIDIFKTAAEYQMVHGLALIAVAILIKWGMHLSMAGGFFIAGTLLFSGSLYLLALTGLKWLGPITPLGGLCFIIGWIVILVQVARFKF; this is translated from the coding sequence ATGATTAAACTATTTTTATTAGCAGGCAGCTTTTTTTGCATGCTTTCAGTGATACTGGGCGCATTTGCTGCTCATGGTCTGAAAAGTCGTTTATCAGAGTACTCCATTGATATTTTTAAAACCGCCGCTGAGTATCAAATGGTACATGGGCTGGCGTTAATTGCAGTGGCTATTTTAATTAAGTGGGGTATGCACCTCAGCATGGCGGGTGGTTTTTTTATTGCCGGTACATTGTTATTTAGTGGCAGCTTATACTTATTGGCCTTAACAGGGTTGAAGTGGCTGGGCCCAATTACCCCCTTGGGTGGGCTGTGCTTTATTATTGGTTGGATAGTTATTTTAGTGCAAGTTGCACGATTTAAGTTTTAA
- a CDS encoding alpha/beta family hydrolase has translation MSIEWVRSSQQPAIAQFIFAHGAGAGSDSEFMQIMAKQLSEYGIDVGLFDFEYMQIAKQTNKRRPPERAPKLLTYFEHIVTQADANLPLFIGGKSMGGRMASMLACSTSHPVLGVLAFGYPFHPPGKPEKLRTDHFADIPCPFLVLQGERDTFGTREELATMAMPKQPKYVWLTDGDHSLKPRKKSGVTEQQNLNAAAIQAASFIKNTLENLKEDKHD, from the coding sequence ATGAGCATCGAATGGGTTAGAAGTAGTCAGCAACCGGCAATCGCACAGTTTATATTTGCTCATGGCGCAGGGGCTGGCAGTGATTCTGAGTTTATGCAAATCATGGCTAAACAACTCAGTGAGTACGGTATTGACGTTGGCTTGTTTGATTTTGAATATATGCAAATTGCTAAACAAACTAACAAACGTCGCCCACCAGAGCGAGCGCCTAAACTACTTACTTATTTTGAACATATAGTGACTCAAGCTGATGCAAATTTACCGCTATTTATAGGGGGTAAATCAATGGGCGGGCGCATGGCATCGATGCTTGCCTGTTCGACCTCTCATCCTGTTTTAGGTGTGCTTGCGTTTGGTTATCCGTTTCATCCTCCGGGCAAGCCAGAAAAACTGCGTACAGATCATTTTGCAGACATACCGTGTCCTTTTTTAGTATTACAGGGGGAAAGGGATACCTTTGGCACCCGCGAAGAGCTTGCCACAATGGCCATGCCAAAGCAGCCAAAGTATGTATGGTTAACGGATGGTGACCACTCACTAAAACCGCGTAAAAAAAGTGGCGTGACTGAGCAACAAAACCTGAATGCTGCGGCAATACAGGCAGCAAGCTTTATAAAGAATACGCTTGAAAATTTAAAAGAGGATAAACATGATTAA
- a CDS encoding transcriptional regulator GcvA, with protein sequence MSRRVPPLNALKAFEAAARHLSFTKAAEELYVTQAAVSHQIKTLEEHLGLKLFLRKNRSLLLTEEGQGYFLDIKEIFTQLIDATEKLLARGAKGSLTVSLTPSFAIQWLIPRLSLFNELHPEIDVRIKAQDQDENSLTDDVDISIYYGRGHWSGVQAYKLHTEYLVPLCSPLLLNGPRALNQPSDLANHTLLHDTTRKNWKTWMKTAGVRNVQVNQGPIFSHSSMVLQAAVHGQGVAIGNSVLAKPDIDAGRLVIPFNHSLESKNAYYLVIRESQNELGKIVSFKDWMLSLVEQEQEY encoded by the coding sequence ATGTCAAGACGAGTTCCTCCATTAAACGCGCTGAAAGCTTTTGAAGCTGCAGCACGTCATTTAAGCTTTACTAAAGCCGCAGAAGAGTTGTATGTCACGCAAGCTGCGGTGAGTCATCAAATAAAAACGCTTGAAGAGCATTTAGGCTTAAAGCTGTTTTTACGTAAAAATCGCTCGTTATTATTAACCGAAGAAGGCCAAGGTTACTTTTTAGATATTAAAGAGATTTTTACTCAGCTAATAGATGCAACTGAAAAGCTACTAGCCCGTGGTGCCAAAGGCTCGTTAACCGTAAGTTTAACCCCCAGTTTTGCGATTCAATGGCTCATTCCTCGATTGAGCTTATTTAACGAATTACACCCAGAAATTGATGTGCGAATTAAAGCCCAAGATCAGGATGAAAACTCGTTAACAGACGATGTTGATATCTCAATTTATTATGGTCGCGGTCATTGGAGTGGGGTGCAAGCCTATAAACTGCACACTGAGTATTTAGTGCCGTTATGTAGCCCGTTACTGTTAAATGGCCCCAGAGCGCTTAACCAACCCAGTGATTTAGCAAACCATACCTTGCTACATGACACCACCCGTAAAAACTGGAAAACCTGGATGAAAACCGCCGGCGTACGTAATGTACAAGTTAACCAAGGACCTATATTTAGTCATTCTTCTATGGTGTTACAAGCTGCGGTACATGGCCAAGGTGTTGCAATTGGTAACAGCGTACTAGCAAAACCAGATATTGATGCAGGACGTTTAGTGATCCCGTTCAATCACAGTTTAGAGAGTAAAAATGCCTATTACTTAGTGATCCGTGAGTCACAAAATGAGTTAGGCAAAATTGTATCGTTTAAAGACTGGATGTTAAGTTTAGTTGAGCAGGAGCAAGAATATTAA
- the kdsA gene encoding 3-deoxy-8-phosphooctulonate synthase, with the protein MNNQVININEIELANNKPFVLFGGMNVLESRDLAMRIAEHYVEVTTKLNIPYVFKASFDKANRSSINSYRGPGMEEGLKIFEEIKNTFNIPLITDVHEPHQAAPVAEVVDVIQLPAFLARQTDLVVAMAKTGAIINVKKPQFLAPHEMRHIITKFNEAGNNNVALCERGSSFGYNNLVVDMLGMDDMKTMAPVIFDATHALQRPGGRADSADGRRAQAAELARSGMALGIAGLFIEAHPNPNEAKCDGPCALALSKLEGYLSQMKAVDDLIKSFAPLDTSASDL; encoded by the coding sequence ATGAACAACCAAGTTATTAATATCAATGAAATAGAACTGGCAAATAATAAACCTTTTGTTTTATTTGGTGGCATGAATGTGCTTGAATCACGCGACTTAGCGATGCGTATTGCCGAGCATTATGTTGAAGTGACCACTAAATTAAATATTCCTTATGTATTTAAGGCGTCATTTGATAAAGCCAATCGATCCTCAATTAATTCTTACCGCGGTCCAGGCATGGAAGAAGGCTTAAAGATATTTGAAGAGATTAAAAATACCTTTAATATTCCGCTTATCACCGATGTGCATGAACCTCATCAAGCAGCACCGGTTGCAGAGGTTGTTGATGTTATTCAGCTACCGGCGTTTTTGGCTCGTCAAACAGACTTGGTGGTTGCAATGGCTAAAACAGGCGCGATTATTAATGTGAAAAAGCCACAGTTTTTAGCTCCGCATGAAATGCGTCATATCATTACTAAATTTAATGAAGCCGGAAATAATAATGTGGCCTTATGTGAACGTGGTTCAAGCTTTGGCTATAACAACCTAGTGGTTGATATGCTAGGTATGGATGATATGAAAACCATGGCTCCCGTTATATTTGATGCAACTCATGCGCTGCAGCGTCCTGGCGGTCGAGCTGACTCAGCCGATGGTCGTCGTGCTCAAGCTGCTGAACTTGCCCGTAGCGGTATGGCATTGGGTATTGCAGGCTTATTTATTGAAGCGCACCCCAATCCAAATGAAGCAAAATGTGATGGCCCCTGTGCATTAGCATTGAGCAAGTTAGAAGGGTACTTATCGCAAATGAAAGCGGTGGATGATTTAATCAAGAGCTTTGCCCCTCTTGATACCAGTGCTAGCGATTTATAA
- a CDS encoding DUF819 family protein, which produces MADPQTALITNDAVVLGLLAIILGFIFKTSNSQRPGLVAFYKYVPALLLCYFLPSLLNTFGIVDGSQSNVYYVASRYLLPACLILLTISIDLKAIINLGPKALIMFLTGTVGIVIGGPLAILIMSAVYPEAVGGHGPDAVWRGMTTIAGSWIGGGANQASMKEMFEVGGDIFSAMVTVDVIVANLWMAVLLLMAANHKAIDAKAGADTTAIEDLKQRVEKYHAEHARMPTLNDYMMIIAIAFGITGLAHFCADILGPFFANNYAWAKEYSLNSKFFWLIVISTTIGICLSFTKVRHIEAFGSSKVASAFLYILVASIGLHMNVMAIFDSPMYFVIGAIWMLTHASLMLIVAKLIKAPLFYMAVGSQANVGGAASAPVVAAAFHPSLAPVGVLLAVLGYGVGTYMAYICGLMMQAVAP; this is translated from the coding sequence ATGGCTGATCCCCAAACTGCATTAATTACCAATGATGCCGTTGTACTTGGTTTATTGGCGATTATTTTAGGGTTTATTTTCAAAACCTCAAATAGTCAACGCCCAGGTCTTGTGGCATTTTATAAATATGTACCGGCATTATTGCTGTGTTATTTTTTGCCGTCATTGTTAAATACCTTTGGTATTGTTGATGGTTCTCAATCTAACGTGTATTACGTCGCTTCGCGATATTTACTGCCAGCGTGTTTAATTTTGCTTACCATCAGTATTGATTTAAAAGCGATTATTAATTTAGGTCCTAAAGCATTAATTATGTTTTTAACCGGCACCGTAGGTATTGTGATTGGTGGCCCATTAGCTATTTTAATAATGAGTGCTGTTTATCCAGAAGCGGTAGGGGGACATGGCCCTGACGCTGTTTGGCGTGGTATGACAACCATTGCAGGTAGCTGGATTGGTGGCGGTGCAAACCAAGCATCTATGAAAGAAATGTTTGAAGTGGGTGGCGATATTTTCTCAGCCATGGTCACCGTGGATGTGATAGTGGCTAATTTATGGATGGCAGTATTATTATTAATGGCAGCTAATCATAAAGCGATTGACGCTAAAGCCGGTGCAGATACCACCGCGATTGAAGACTTAAAGCAACGTGTTGAAAAATACCATGCAGAGCATGCGCGTATGCCAACGCTAAATGATTACATGATGATTATTGCTATTGCCTTTGGTATTACCGGTTTAGCGCACTTTTGTGCAGATATTTTAGGGCCCTTCTTTGCCAATAATTATGCGTGGGCAAAAGAATACAGTTTAAACAGTAAGTTCTTTTGGCTTATTGTTATATCAACGACGATAGGTATTTGCTTATCGTTTACCAAAGTACGCCATATTGAGGCGTTTGGTTCATCGAAAGTGGCGTCAGCCTTTTTGTATATTTTAGTGGCATCGATTGGCCTGCATATGAATGTAATGGCGATTTTTGATTCACCGATGTATTTTGTTATTGGTGCAATTTGGATGTTAACTCACGCAAGCTTAATGCTCATTGTGGCTAAATTAATTAAAGCGCCGTTATTTTATATGGCTGTTGGCTCACAGGCCAATGTAGGTGGCGCAGCGTCTGCCCCTGTTGTGGCCGCTGCATTTCATCCGTCACTGGCACCGGTCGGCGTATTATTAGCTGTACTTGGCTATGGTGTAGGTACATATATGGCGTATATTTGTGGATTAATGATGCAAGCAGTTGCACCATAA